In Mucilaginibacter sp. KACC 22063, the genomic stretch GGCTTGGGCGTTGCTTTCAACTAATACGGCCGCTGCCCCATCTGAAAAAAGCGAATTAGCCACCCAGTTATCAAGCGTATTATGTTTTTGAAAGTGCAGCGTACATAGCTCAACACTTACGATTAATACTTTAGCGTTTGCGTTTGCCCGGCAAATGTAATCAGCCGTTTTAAGTGCGTTTACTGCACCATAACAACCCATAAATGTAATACAGGTACGCTCGGTATGGCGGTTAAGCGCAAGGCGTTCAACCAGGTCAATATCCAGCCCGGGTGCATACATCCCCGTACAGCTAACGGTAATCAAGTGGGTAACTTGCTGATATATATCTTCCGAACGGCCTTTTAAACAATCTTTAACAGATTCAACAGCAACATTAATTGCCTGCTGCTGGTAAACCTGCATACGCTTTTCTGTAGGAATAAAGGGCTCCAGTCCGGCATTTTTCTCAAAGAATGAAAAATCATCCGGATTGGTATAACCAAAGTCGGGAATTACCGAATAACGATAGTTTATTCCGGCATGGTCATAAATACTTTTAAGGCGTGATCTGTTAATGTCATTCAGCGCAAAAGCATTGGCCATAAACTGAAAAATATCT encodes the following:
- a CDS encoding type III polyketide synthase, whose protein sequence is MSSCISAIGTANPENKIDQTDIFQFMANAFALNDINRSRLKSIYDHAGINYRYSVIPDFGYTNPDDFSFFEKNAGLEPFIPTEKRMQVYQQQAINVAVESVKDCLKGRSEDIYQQVTHLITVSCTGMYAPGLDIDLVERLALNRHTERTCITFMGCYGAVNALKTADYICRANANAKVLIVSVELCTLHFQKHNTLDNWVANSLFSDGAAAVLVESNAQAGSIAMESFYTEFLPEARNEMGWYVGNTGFEMRLTSRVSKQIKNYIKPITHRLLKHAGLDIGKIGAYAIHPGGKKILEAVEHALELPEESNTYAYEVLREYGNMSSATILFVLKRMMQSGDFSGKRILSFAFGPGLTVEGMVLQMH